One Phaseolus vulgaris cultivar G19833 chromosome 11, P. vulgaris v2.0, whole genome shotgun sequence genomic window carries:
- the LOC137821498 gene encoding large ribosomal subunit protein uL11, producing MPPKFDPSQVVDVFVRVTGGEVGAASSLAPKIGPLGLSPKKIGEDIAKETAKDWKGLRVTVKLTVQNRQAKVTVVPSAAALVIKSLKEPERDRKKTKNIKHNGNISLDDVIEIARIMRPRSMAKDLSGSIKEILGTCVSVGCTVDGKDPKDLQQEITDGDVEVPLD from the coding sequence ATGCCGCCAAAGTTCGATCCATCCCAGGTCGTCGACGTCTTCGTTCGCGTCACCGGCGGCGAAGTTGGCGCCGCCAGTTCGCTCGCTCCTAAGATCGGTCCCCTCGGTCTCTCCCCCAAGAAGATCGGAGAAGACATCGCCAAGGAAACCGCCAAGGACTGGAAGGGTCTCAGAGTCACCGTCAAGCTTACCGTGCAGAACCGTCAGGCTAAAGTGACGGTGGTTCCCTCTGCGGCGGCGCTAGTCATCAAGTCCCTGAAGGAGCCCGAGCGCGACAGGAAGAAGACCAAAAACATTAAGCATAATGGAAATATCTCGCTCGACGATGTCATCGAGATTGCTAGGATTATGAGGCCGAGGTCAATGGCGAAGGACCTTAGCGGCTCGATTAAGGAGATTCTCGGGACCTGCGTCTCTGTGGGATGTACCGTTGATGGAAAGGATCCTAAGGACTTGCAGCAGGAAATCACTGATGGTGATGTTGAGGTCCCTCTTGATTGA